The Erpetoichthys calabaricus chromosome 5, fErpCal1.3, whole genome shotgun sequence genome has a segment encoding these proteins:
- the rbm47 gene encoding RNA-binding protein 47 isoform X3, with translation MTAEDSTATMSHNSSNMSTSKVPEGVAGAPNENALLTLMERTGYGMIQENGQRKYGPPPGWEGTAPPRGCEIFVGKIPRDVYEDELVPVFESVGRIYEMRLMMDFDGKNRGYAFVMYTHKHEAKRAVRELNNYEIRPGRLLGVCCSVDNCRLFIGGIPKMKKREEILEEIAKVTEGVLDVIVYASAADKMKNRGFAFVEYESHRAAAMARRKLMPGRIQLWGHQIAVDWAEPEIDVDEDVMETVKILYVRNLMIETTEETIRKIFCQFNPGCVERVKKIRDYAFVHFTSREDAVHAMNKLNGAEVEGSCIEVTLAKPVDKEQYTRYQKAAKGATPATETPQPNYVYQCDPYTLAYYGYPYNALIGPNREYFVKVAIPAISAQYPVFSPAPTAKILEDGKIHTVEHIINPLALQHDPTAAAAAAAAAAAAAAPVIPTVTTPPPFQGRPITPVYTMAHNVQRIPAANIYGPSYVPIAAPATTATIAALHKNAAAYGGYASYVPQAFPAATFQVPIHDIYQTY, from the exons ATGACAGCTGAAGATTCTACTGCTACCATGAGCCACAATTCTTCCAATATGTCCACATCAAAGGTCCCAGAAGGAGTAGCTGGAGCCCCAAATGAGAATGCATTGCTAACTCTGATGGAACGTACAGGATATGGGATGATCCAAGAGAACGGTCAGCGCAAGTATGGTCCTCCACCTGGCTGGGAGGGAACAGCTCCACCACGTGGATGTGAAATCTTTGTGGGAAAAATCCCTAGAGATGTTTATGAAGATGAACTGGTTCCAGTGTTTGAGTCAGTGGGACGCATTTATGAGATGAGGCTGATGATGGACTTTGATGGCAAAAACAGAGGATATGCTTTTGtgatgtacacacacaaacatgaggCGAAAAGAGCTGTCAGAGAGCTTAATAACTATGAAATTCGTCCAGGAAGGCTCTTGGGTGTGTGCTGCAGTGTGGACAACTGCAGACTTTTTATTGGGGGAATTCCCAAAATGAAAAAACGAGAGGAGATTCTTGAAGAGATTGCCAAAGTTACTGAAGGAGTCTTAGATGTCATTGTGTATGCTAGTGCTGCTGACAAAATGAAGAATCGGGGTTTTGCCTTTGTGGAATATGAGAGCCATCGGGCTGCAGCTATGGCTAGGAGGAAACTTATGCCTGGAAGAATCCAGCTATGGGGACATCAAATTGCAGTTGACTGGGCAGAACCAGAGATTGACGTAGATGAGGATGTTATGGAAACTGTAAAAATCCTCTATGTACGTAATCTAATGATTGAAACGACTGAGGAAACCATCAGAAAGATTTTCTGCCAGTTTAATCCAGGTTGTGTAGAGCGTGTTAAAAAGATCCGTGATTATGCTTTTGTGCATTTCACAAGCAGGGAAGATGCAGTACATGCTATGAATAAACTGAATGGTGCTGAAGTTGAAGGGTCTTGTATTGAGGTGACCTTGGCCAAACCTGTGGACAAGGAGCAGTACACAAGATACCAAAAAGCAGCAAAAGGAGCAACTCCAGCCACAGAGACGCCACAACCTAACTATGTCTATCAGTGTGACCCATATACCTTAGCATATTATGGCTATCCCTACAATGCACTAATCGGGCCAAACAGAGAATACTTTGTTAAAG ttgccaTTCCTGCAATAAGTGCTCAGTATCCAGTATTTTCTCCGGCTCCTACAGCTAAAATATTGGAAGATGGAAAAATTCACACAGTGGAACACATAATAAATCCCCTTGCACTTCAACATGACCCAACTGCTGCtgccgctgctgctgctgccgccgccgCCGCTGCTGCACCTGTTATTCCTACTGTGACTACTCCACCCCCTTTTCAG GGACGTCCTATCACTCCAGTGTATACCATGGCCCACAATGTTCAAAGGATTCCTGCTGCCAACATCTATGGTCCGAGCTATGTCCCAATTGCGGCTCCTGCAACAACAGCCACCATCGCAGCCTTACACAAGAACGCGGCTGCCTATGGAGGTTATGCTAGCTATGTACCTCAGGCGTTTCCAGCTGCCACCTTTCAGGTCCCTATACATGATATCTACCAGACATACTGA
- the rbm47 gene encoding RNA-binding protein 47 isoform X1, with translation MTAEDSTATMSHNSSNMSTSKVPEGVAGAPNENALLTLMERTGYGMIQENGQRKYGPPPGWEGTAPPRGCEIFVGKIPRDVYEDELVPVFESVGRIYEMRLMMDFDGKNRGYAFVMYTHKHEAKRAVRELNNYEIRPGRLLGVCCSVDNCRLFIGGIPKMKKREEILEEIAKVTEGVLDVIVYASAADKMKNRGFAFVEYESHRAAAMARRKLMPGRIQLWGHQIAVDWAEPEIDVDEDVMETVKILYVRNLMIETTEETIRKIFCQFNPGCVERVKKIRDYAFVHFTSREDAVHAMNKLNGAEVEGSCIEVTLAKPVDKEQYTRYQKAAKGATPATETPQPNYVYQCDPYTLAYYGYPYNALIGPNREYFVKAGTIKGRGRGAAGNRAPGPRGSYLGGYSAGRGIYSRYHEGKAKQQDKAYELIPSLELTAVNPVGIKPGTIAIPAISAQYPVFSPAPTAKILEDGKIHTVEHIINPLALQHDPTAAAAAAAAAAAAAAPVIPTVTTPPPFQGRPITPVYTMAHNVQRIPAANIYGPSYVPIAAPATTATIAALHKNAAAYGGYASYVPQAFPAATFQVPIHDIYQTY, from the exons ATGACAGCTGAAGATTCTACTGCTACCATGAGCCACAATTCTTCCAATATGTCCACATCAAAGGTCCCAGAAGGAGTAGCTGGAGCCCCAAATGAGAATGCATTGCTAACTCTGATGGAACGTACAGGATATGGGATGATCCAAGAGAACGGTCAGCGCAAGTATGGTCCTCCACCTGGCTGGGAGGGAACAGCTCCACCACGTGGATGTGAAATCTTTGTGGGAAAAATCCCTAGAGATGTTTATGAAGATGAACTGGTTCCAGTGTTTGAGTCAGTGGGACGCATTTATGAGATGAGGCTGATGATGGACTTTGATGGCAAAAACAGAGGATATGCTTTTGtgatgtacacacacaaacatgaggCGAAAAGAGCTGTCAGAGAGCTTAATAACTATGAAATTCGTCCAGGAAGGCTCTTGGGTGTGTGCTGCAGTGTGGACAACTGCAGACTTTTTATTGGGGGAATTCCCAAAATGAAAAAACGAGAGGAGATTCTTGAAGAGATTGCCAAAGTTACTGAAGGAGTCTTAGATGTCATTGTGTATGCTAGTGCTGCTGACAAAATGAAGAATCGGGGTTTTGCCTTTGTGGAATATGAGAGCCATCGGGCTGCAGCTATGGCTAGGAGGAAACTTATGCCTGGAAGAATCCAGCTATGGGGACATCAAATTGCAGTTGACTGGGCAGAACCAGAGATTGACGTAGATGAGGATGTTATGGAAACTGTAAAAATCCTCTATGTACGTAATCTAATGATTGAAACGACTGAGGAAACCATCAGAAAGATTTTCTGCCAGTTTAATCCAGGTTGTGTAGAGCGTGTTAAAAAGATCCGTGATTATGCTTTTGTGCATTTCACAAGCAGGGAAGATGCAGTACATGCTATGAATAAACTGAATGGTGCTGAAGTTGAAGGGTCTTGTATTGAGGTGACCTTGGCCAAACCTGTGGACAAGGAGCAGTACACAAGATACCAAAAAGCAGCAAAAGGAGCAACTCCAGCCACAGAGACGCCACAACCTAACTATGTCTATCAGTGTGACCCATATACCTTAGCATATTATGGCTATCCCTACAATGCACTAATCGGGCCAAACAGAGAATACTTTGTTAAAG CAGGTACTATAAAGGGTCGAGGGCGAGGGGCAGCTGGAAACAGGGCCCCGGGTCCCAGGGGCTCTTACCTGGGGGGATATTCTGCGGGCCGTGGCATCTACAGCAGATACCATGAAGGAAAGGCCAAGCAGCAGGACAAAGCCTATGAACTCATACCCAGCCTGGAGCTGACAGCTGTCAATCCAGTGGGCATTAAACCTGGCACAA ttgccaTTCCTGCAATAAGTGCTCAGTATCCAGTATTTTCTCCGGCTCCTACAGCTAAAATATTGGAAGATGGAAAAATTCACACAGTGGAACACATAATAAATCCCCTTGCACTTCAACATGACCCAACTGCTGCtgccgctgctgctgctgccgccgccgCCGCTGCTGCACCTGTTATTCCTACTGTGACTACTCCACCCCCTTTTCAG GGACGTCCTATCACTCCAGTGTATACCATGGCCCACAATGTTCAAAGGATTCCTGCTGCCAACATCTATGGTCCGAGCTATGTCCCAATTGCGGCTCCTGCAACAACAGCCACCATCGCAGCCTTACACAAGAACGCGGCTGCCTATGGAGGTTATGCTAGCTATGTACCTCAGGCGTTTCCAGCTGCCACCTTTCAGGTCCCTATACATGATATCTACCAGACATACTGA
- the rbm47 gene encoding RNA-binding protein 47 isoform X2, giving the protein MTAEDSTATMSHNSSNMSTSKVPEGVAGAPNENALLTLMERTGYGMIQENGQRKYGPPPGWEGTAPPRGCEIFVGKIPRDVYEDELVPVFESVGRIYEMRLMMDFDGKNRGYAFVMYTHKHEAKRAVRELNNYEIRPGRLLGVCCSVDNCRLFIGGIPKMKKREEILEEIAKVTEGVLDVIVYASAADKMKNRGFAFVEYESHRAAAMARRKLMPGRIQLWGHQIAVDWAEPEIDVDEDVMETVKILYVRNLMIETTEETIRKIFCQFNPGCVERVKKIRDYAFVHFTSREDAVHAMNKLNGAEVEGSCIEVTLAKPVDKEQYTRYQKAAKGATPATETPQPNYVYQCDPYTLAYYGYPYNALIGPNREYFVKGTIKGRGRGAAGNRAPGPRGSYLGGYSAGRGIYSRYHEGKAKQQDKAYELIPSLELTAVNPVGIKPGTIAIPAISAQYPVFSPAPTAKILEDGKIHTVEHIINPLALQHDPTAAAAAAAAAAAAAAPVIPTVTTPPPFQGRPITPVYTMAHNVQRIPAANIYGPSYVPIAAPATTATIAALHKNAAAYGGYASYVPQAFPAATFQVPIHDIYQTY; this is encoded by the exons ATGACAGCTGAAGATTCTACTGCTACCATGAGCCACAATTCTTCCAATATGTCCACATCAAAGGTCCCAGAAGGAGTAGCTGGAGCCCCAAATGAGAATGCATTGCTAACTCTGATGGAACGTACAGGATATGGGATGATCCAAGAGAACGGTCAGCGCAAGTATGGTCCTCCACCTGGCTGGGAGGGAACAGCTCCACCACGTGGATGTGAAATCTTTGTGGGAAAAATCCCTAGAGATGTTTATGAAGATGAACTGGTTCCAGTGTTTGAGTCAGTGGGACGCATTTATGAGATGAGGCTGATGATGGACTTTGATGGCAAAAACAGAGGATATGCTTTTGtgatgtacacacacaaacatgaggCGAAAAGAGCTGTCAGAGAGCTTAATAACTATGAAATTCGTCCAGGAAGGCTCTTGGGTGTGTGCTGCAGTGTGGACAACTGCAGACTTTTTATTGGGGGAATTCCCAAAATGAAAAAACGAGAGGAGATTCTTGAAGAGATTGCCAAAGTTACTGAAGGAGTCTTAGATGTCATTGTGTATGCTAGTGCTGCTGACAAAATGAAGAATCGGGGTTTTGCCTTTGTGGAATATGAGAGCCATCGGGCTGCAGCTATGGCTAGGAGGAAACTTATGCCTGGAAGAATCCAGCTATGGGGACATCAAATTGCAGTTGACTGGGCAGAACCAGAGATTGACGTAGATGAGGATGTTATGGAAACTGTAAAAATCCTCTATGTACGTAATCTAATGATTGAAACGACTGAGGAAACCATCAGAAAGATTTTCTGCCAGTTTAATCCAGGTTGTGTAGAGCGTGTTAAAAAGATCCGTGATTATGCTTTTGTGCATTTCACAAGCAGGGAAGATGCAGTACATGCTATGAATAAACTGAATGGTGCTGAAGTTGAAGGGTCTTGTATTGAGGTGACCTTGGCCAAACCTGTGGACAAGGAGCAGTACACAAGATACCAAAAAGCAGCAAAAGGAGCAACTCCAGCCACAGAGACGCCACAACCTAACTATGTCTATCAGTGTGACCCATATACCTTAGCATATTATGGCTATCCCTACAATGCACTAATCGGGCCAAACAGAGAATACTTTGTTAAAG GTACTATAAAGGGTCGAGGGCGAGGGGCAGCTGGAAACAGGGCCCCGGGTCCCAGGGGCTCTTACCTGGGGGGATATTCTGCGGGCCGTGGCATCTACAGCAGATACCATGAAGGAAAGGCCAAGCAGCAGGACAAAGCCTATGAACTCATACCCAGCCTGGAGCTGACAGCTGTCAATCCAGTGGGCATTAAACCTGGCACAA ttgccaTTCCTGCAATAAGTGCTCAGTATCCAGTATTTTCTCCGGCTCCTACAGCTAAAATATTGGAAGATGGAAAAATTCACACAGTGGAACACATAATAAATCCCCTTGCACTTCAACATGACCCAACTGCTGCtgccgctgctgctgctgccgccgccgCCGCTGCTGCACCTGTTATTCCTACTGTGACTACTCCACCCCCTTTTCAG GGACGTCCTATCACTCCAGTGTATACCATGGCCCACAATGTTCAAAGGATTCCTGCTGCCAACATCTATGGTCCGAGCTATGTCCCAATTGCGGCTCCTGCAACAACAGCCACCATCGCAGCCTTACACAAGAACGCGGCTGCCTATGGAGGTTATGCTAGCTATGTACCTCAGGCGTTTCCAGCTGCCACCTTTCAGGTCCCTATACATGATATCTACCAGACATACTGA